AAAGCACTTTGAGTGATTCTTGGCGTCAGGACACCTATAATCAACCGACATGAATGCCCTGACCGATCTTTTCGCTTTAGACCGCATTGCCTTAAATAGCCCCTCTAAAAATCGGGCTGAGGCATTTGCGGCCGTAGGACAACTATTTGCTAAGCAGGCAGGACTTGAAGCTGAAGCAATTGTTGGCTTCTTAAATGCTCGCGAGGACTTAGGCTCCACCGCTCTGGGTGCTGGCGTCGCCATTCCCCACGGCCGCGTAAAAGGGCTCAAGAGTCCGCTTGCAGCATTCGTCAAATTAAAAGATCCAATCGAATTTGCCGCACCGGATGGTGGGGCTGTTTCTATTTTGATTTTTTTGCTCGTCCCCGAAAAAGCAACTCAGCAACATTTAGAAATTCTGTCCTCGATTGCACAACTACTCTCCGACCAAGATGCTCGCAAGTCACTTGCTGCGGAAGACAATCCAGAAAAGGTGTGCCAGTTATTACAAACTTGGGGCTCCGCTTGACAACCCAACCCCTCCTCCTTGAGGGCGTGACTGCCCAGCAGATCTTTGATGACAACGTATCTGACTTAAAGCTCTCTTGGATTGGTGGTTTAGAGGGTGCAGACCGCACATTTCCCCCCGAAGCTGTTAAGGCGGCCGCAGCTAGCTCGGACTTGGTAGGTCACTTAAACCTCATTCACCCAAGCCGCATTCAGATTTTTGGTGAGCAAGAGGTTGACTACCATGCCCAGCTAGAACAAAAGCAAAGGCAAGATCAGATCTCCAGCTTAATTTCCAAAACACCGCCTTGTGTGATTGTGGCCGATGGGAAAACAGCCGATGCAGATCTACAACTATTCTGCCAAAGATCCTCAACCCCACTCTTTACAACAGCCATCTCAGCTGCTGAGGTAATTGATCACTTACGCACCTATCTCACGAAAATTGGCGCGCCCCAGATTACGATGCATGGCGTGTTCATGGATATTCTGGGCTTGGGTGTCCTCATTATGGGTGAATCAGGCTTAGGCAAAAGCGAATTAGGTTTAGAGTTAATTTCTCGCGGCCATGGTTTAGTAGCAGATGATGCAGTCGACTTTGCTCGCCTAGGACCAGACTACATTGAAGGTCGCTGCCCCGTGATCCTGCGCAATCTTCTAGAGGTGCGTGGACTGGGTTTATTAGATATCCGCACCATTTTTGGTGAAACGGCTGTGCGTCGTAAATTGAAATTACGTTTGATAGTGCAGCTCGTTCGACGCAATGATGGCGAATTTGAGCGCCTCCCATTGGAAGCCCAGCACATTGATGTACTGGGTATTCCAATTAGAACCGTCAAAATTCAAGTGGCTGCGGGACGCAACTTGGCGGTTCTCGTAGAGGCTGCAGTGCGCAATACTATTTTGCAACTGCGAGGCATTGATACCCTAAAAGAATTTATGGAGCGCCAACGTTTACAAATGAATGCTGAGGCAGAGTCCACAAAGTCACAAGGTCGACTCATTTAATATGCAAATCAATCTGATTACCGGCATCTCCGGCTCAGGTAAATCAGTTGCTCTTAGAGCCTTTGAGGATGCGGGTTATGACTGTGTAGACAACCTACCAGTAGCTTTATTAACAAACCTCGTTGAGACTTTAGAAAAAGAGAAGTGTGATCGAGTAGCGGTCGCGATTGATGCCCGCCGTGGTCAAACAATCTCAGAGCTACCTACCATTTTAGAAACCTTACGGCGTCACCATGATGTGCGTATTATTTTTCTCAACGCCGATACGAATACCTTAATACAGCGTTTTTCAGAGACCCGTCGCCGCCACCCGCTCTCTGGCAAGACACAAGAAACACAAGAAGCTACTCTGATAGAGGCGATCGATAAGGAACGTAGTCTGCTTGAGCCATTGCGCACCCAAGCCCATAGTATTGATACCAGCAATCTGCCGGCTCATGCCCTGCGCTCCTGGATGCAGGATCTTCTCAAAGATAAGCCACAAGGCCTCACCGTGATTTTTGAATCTTTTGGATTTAAAAAAGGCTTACCAAGCGAAGCTGACCTAGTCTTCGATGTTCGCTGTTTACCAAACCCCCACTATGACAAAGCTTTACGCCCCCTATCAGGAAAAGATCAAGCCGTCAGAGAATTTCTAGAAAAGATTTCTGAAGTGGTAAACATGGAAAAAGATATCACCGCGTTTATCGAAAAGTGGTTGCCGCACTATATTGCAGACGGACGTAGTTACCTTACTGTTGCGATTGGCTGCACTGGTGGACAACATCGCTCTGTTTATTTGGTGACGCGTCTTGTTGAACACTTCCAAGCTCAGAAAGAGTTAGCAGCACTCCAAATCAATTTCTTAACTCGCCATCGCGAGCTAGATTCAAGCCCTGTAAAAGCAGCTTAATTGGCTGGGGTAAGCCGTATTTACCGAGTTGACGCAAGGGAATCCACTTCAAGTCTTCGCTATTGAATTTCACAGCATCGCTTGAAGTCACATGCCAAATCTGCATCCATAGGCGGCGATGTGTGAAGATATGTTTAATTTCTAATCCCTGCTCGATCGATTGACAACCATTTAAAACGCTAGAGATATTTTGATCTGGCAACGCTCGTTGTAACAATTCTTTCACGGTTAAATTGGCCACATCGACAGAAGGCTTGGGACTTTTTTCTTTTACTCTCCAAGTAGATTCAGGCAAAGACCATAGCCCGCCCCAGATAGCTTTTTCAGGACGCCTTTGCAGTAAGACTGAGTCACCATGCCGGAGTAACAGCATGTCGCAATTAAATTCGGGGGATTTTGCTTTAGCCACCTTACGAGGCAGTAACAAGACTTGATCGCTAAGATTGGCTTGGCATTCTTTTTCAAATGGGCATTTCTTTTCGCTGCTCAAGCACACCGGCTTACGAGAAGTACACCACGTTGCCCCAAAATCCATCAGTGCCTGCGTGTATACCGGCATATCCGTAGCTTTTTTTGGAAGGAGTATTTTGGCTAGCGACCATAATTCTTCATTCACTGCTTTTTCTTGGATGGCACCCTCTATGCCAAACAGTCTTGCCAAAATGCGTTTGACGTTTGCATCCAAAATAGGTGCCCGCTCATGAAATGCAAATGCAGCTATAGCGCCTGCCGTTGATCTACCAATACCCTTGAGTTGCTCAAGCAACACTGGGTCATGAGGAAACTTCGCTCCAAACTCTGCGACAACCTGCTTGGCACAGGCATGAAGGTTACGAGCACGCGTGTAATAGCCGAGCCCCGCCCATTCCGCCAAGACATCATCTAATGGTGCGGCAGCCAATTTCTTGACAGTCGGAAAACGTTTCATAAAGCGGGGGTAGCGCTCTAGAACAGTAGCGACCTGAGTTTGTTGCAGCATGATTTCAGAAATCCACACCGCGTACGGATCTCGAATACTTTGCCATGGCAAGCCCTGGCGCCCGTCCTTGCCATGCCAAGCTATCAGCTTAGCGGCGAAGTGCTTGATCAGCGCTTCTGACATTGGGGGCAAAAATAAGTAGAACGCTGACCTTGCACTATTTGTTTAATCGGCGTCTTGCATACCTTGCAAGGCTGATCTTTGCGATCGTAGACTTTGGTTTGCACCATGAAGTGTCCTGGGTCACCTTCACTGTTCACGAAGTCTTTTAAAGAACTACCACCTGCAGCAATCGCTTTTTTCAAAATCAATCTCACTGCAGCAGCGAGCCGAGAGCATTGAGGGCGAGTTAATTTTCCAGCAGCCTTTGCTGGATGGATACCAGCCTCGAATAAGCTTTCTGAGCAATAGATGTTGCCAACACCAACCACTGCTTGCCCTGACAGTAAAAATTGCTTCACAGCAACACTACGCTTACGCGAGCATTCATATAAGACATCTACGCCAAGCTCACCCGAAAACTCTGGCGAAAACGGCTCAACCCCGAGTTTTTGCAAGAGCACGTTGTTCTCAATCGGCCCTTTAGATTTTGGGTGCCATAAAACTGCGCCAAACTTGCGGGGATCATGCAGACGCAAACTGAGCTTGCCAAACTCAAAAGTTACACGATCATGCGGCTTCAGAGGATCGCCATTAGGAAGCACGCGCAATGTTCCTGTCATGCCTAAGTGCAGCAACAGGTATCCAGTATCTAACTCCATTAAAAGATACTTACCACGGCGCTCTATTCCCAAAACCTTCTGGCCAGAAAGTAAAGCATTGAGATTGCTGGGAACTGGCCAACGCAAACGACCATCAATAATTTTGACGGCACTCACTCTATGACCCTCTAAATGGGGTGCAATACCCAATCGGGTAACTTCGACTTCTGGGAGTTCTGGCATAAATGGATTGTAGATTCGCGGATTAGAATGTGCTCATGACCAAATTTTCATTAAAGCCTTCTTTAGGGGCCTTATTGCTCGCAGCCTGGCTTGGCCTGGGCCTTTCCTCCAGTCAAGCCCTTGCCAAAAATAGTAGCCTAGATAGCGGTCAAGCTGTCTTTGAGGTCTTGGCCTCCGAAATTGCCTTACAACGCGGCGAAGCTGGTCTGGCATACACAACCTACTTAGAGCTCGCTCGCCAACTCGACGACCCCCGTTTAGCGCAAAGAGCCATGGAGATTGCTATTACTGCGGGTGCGCCGGATCTAGCGCTGCAAGCAGCCCAAACCTGGGATGGTTTGGCTGGACCCAAGCAAACCAAACCCAAAGAAGTGCTTGTGACACTCTTAATCTTGAATCAACGCTGGTCAGATGCAGTCAAACCTGCTATCTCTCTTTTAAATCAGCAGACACCGGCGCAGCGCGATAACACGTTGCTACAGATTCAGTCCTTACTAGCTAAAGCCACTGATGAATCAGAGGCCTTAAGAGCTTTTTACGAGATCGTCTCAACATTAAAGCCAGAGCCAAAAGATCCTGGGCTGCTCTATACCTACGCTATGTCTGCTGAAAAATCCGGACGCATCGATGTGATGGAAAAAACTCTGCGTGAAATCTTGCGCAAAAATCCAAATGATATAAATAGCCTGAATGCACTTGGATACTCTCTGGCTGATCGTAATCAAAAATTACCTGAGGCATTCAAACTCATCAGTAAAGCGCATCAACTATCACCTAGAGATGGTTTTATTTTAGATAGCCTTGGCTGGGTGAACTTTCGCATGGGCAACAATGCACTTGCGCTTGAACAACTTCAACAAGCGTTTAACTTGAAGCCTGAGGCAGATATTGCTGCACACATCGGTGAAGTCTTATGGATTATGAATCGCCCAGCCGAAGCAGAAGATATGTGGCGCAAGGGGCAGCAATTAGACGCTAATAATCCTACCCTTAAGGAAACCTTAAAGCGCTTGAAGCCAGATTGGTCGGTAGCGGAAAAATCCCTCAAAGGCTCATGGGACGGTCGTTTTGCGGTGAAGGTTACAGGCCTCACCGAAGGCAAAAATCAAGGCGGAACAGGTGGCTTTACCCTGACTCAAGATGCACTGACTGATGTATTAGAAATTCGTAATCCAGTAGGTGGATCAATTGCCAAAATTACGATTAAACCTGGTGAGGCAATTTTGGAACGCGATGGTCAGCTCACTACAGCGATCGATGCCGATACGCTCATTCAAAATACATTGGGACTTCCGCTACCTGCTCGTGGTTTATCCGACTGGTTGCGCGGGCAAACTCGTCCTGGCAGCAATGCGAGTGTTGAAAGAAATTCAAAAGGGCAAGTGAGCAAAATCACGCAAGACGGTTGGACCTTAAATTACAACTGGAACAATGCTGAGCGACTGGAAAAACTCACGATGAATCGTAGCTCTAATATCGGATCGATTGATATCCGCTTGGTATTTGATATTCCAAATGAGTGAAGTGTGAATGAAGAGTGATGCGTTAGAACTGCGCTGTCCTGCAAAGATTAATCTCTTTTTGCACATTATTGGACGCCGAGAAGATGGCTATCACCTACTGCAATCTGTTTTTCAATTGATAGATTGGTGCGATGTCCTCACCTTGAAGGGCATTCCGGAAAACGAGGTTCGCCGCATCAAGCCCATTCCTGGAGTCCCCCCAGAGCAAGACTTGGTCGTTCGTGCAGCTCAACTCCTCAAAGAGCACTGCAAGATTAATCGGGGGGTTGAAATCAGTCTCCAGAAAAATATTCCAATGGGCGCTGGCCTTGGCGGTGGATCCTCTGATGCCGCATCCACCCTGATTGGACTAAATACCCTCTGGGATCTTCACCTTGATATCGCAACGCTTTGCCAACTTGGCCTAAAACTTGGCGCTGACGTACCATTTTTCATCTTTGGCCAAAATGCCTTTGTTGAGGGGGTTGGGGAGAAATTAAAGGCAATTTCCCTGGAAACCCAAGACTTCTTAGTCATCTTCCCCAACCAAGGGATCGCTACTGCGCAGATTTTTCAAGACCCTCATTTGACCCGGGATCACGCTCCGATTACAATAGATGGCTTTCTTGCATCGCCAAGGTCATATCAATCAAATGATTGTCAGGCAGTAGCGGTGCAAAAATATCCTGAAGTGAAGCAAGCATTAGATTGGATTTACAAGGCAGTGCCAAACTCGGCACCTTGCATGTCCGGCTCTGGAAGTAGCGTATTTGTCGCCTTAGACCCTAAGACGGACACCGCAAAACTGGAAAATCTTCTGCAAAATCTTCCAAAAGGATGGATAGGTCGAATTGTTCGAGGGCTAAATAAAAATCCCGCTTACAATTTGATTTCTTCAGATTGACCTGTAGGGGAATCGCCAAGCTGGTTAAGGCACTGGATTTTGATTCCAGCATGCGAAGGTTCGAATCCTTCTTCCCCTGCCAACTACTGTAGATACGACCAAAAGATATCCATTCGACCCCTACCAAAATTTCAAAATCACCTATGTCCGCCCCAATGAACGCTGATTTACTGACTCTTTTCACCGGCAATGCAAATCCGGTTTTGGCCCATGCAGTAGCCAAAGAGCTCAATCTCCCGATGGGAAAAGCATTTGTTGGCCGGTTCTCCGATGGTGAAATCCAGGTAGAAATTCAAGAAAACGTTCGTGGTAAGAACGTTGTCGTAATCCAATCCACTTGTGCTCCAACGAACGATAGTTTGATGGAGCTCATGATCATGATTGATGCCCTAAAACGAGCATCAGCAAGCCGTATAACCGCAGTGATCCCTTACTTCGGTTACGCCAGACAAGACCGTCGCCCGCGCTCAGCTCGGGTTGCGATCTCCGCCAGAATCGTTGCAAACATGCTTCAATCCGTTGCTGGTGTTGAGCGTGTTTTGACCATGGATCTTCATGCCGACCAAATTCAGGGATTCTTTGATATTCCCGTAGATAACATCTACGCGTCACCCGTCCTTTTGGCTGACTTAGAAGCCCAAAAGACTAAAAAAGATCTCATTATTGTTTCGCCTGACATCGGCGGCGTAGTTCGCGCCCGCGCAATGGCTAAGCAATTAGGGACAGATTTGGCGATTATTGATAAACGCCGCCCTAAGGCAAACGTATCAGAAGTAATGCACTTAATTGGCGAAGTAGAGGGCCGTCATTGCGTAATCATGGATGACATCATCGATACCGGCGGAACGCTCTGTAAAGCTGCTGAGGCTCTTAAAGAGCGTGGCGCGAAGGGTGTGACCGCTTACTGTACCCATGCCGTGCTTTCTGGTGGTGCCGTAGCCCGTATTGCTGCTTCTGAATTAGACGAATTAGTCGTTACCGACACAATTCCACTGACGCCAGAGGCAATGAAAATCGCCAAAATTCGTCAATTGAGCGTTGCTCCTATCCTAGCTGAGACGCTTTCCCGCATTAGTAAGGGTGATTCAGTGATGTCGATGTTCGCTGAATAAGCCAAAAATAGCGTTTCCACCCCTGTTTTTGGCAGTTTTGAGCTCTTTCTAGGCAAAAACCACGATTCCCAAGATATAATCAAAGGCTTTTCTGTTTGGTCGCGAACGGAAATTAACCTTAATTTAGGAATTCGATATGAAAGTAGTAGCCTTTGAAAGAAGCGTACAGGGAACGGGTGCGAGCCGCCGTCTGCGCAACTCCGGTAAAACTCCGGGCATCATCTACGGCGGTAAAGACGCCGCAACTGTAATTGAGTTGGATCACAACGCACTGTTCCATGCTCTCCGCAAGGAAGCATTCCACTCATCCATCCTTGATCTCGAAATCGGCGGCAAAGCACAAAAAGTGTTGTTGCGCGATTACCAGATGCATCCATTTAAGCCTTTGGTTCTGCACATCGACTTTCAGCGCGTTTCTGCGAGTGAAAAAGTTCACATGCGCGTTCCATTGCACTTCATCAACGCTGACACTTCAGCTGCAGTGAAATTGCAAGGCGCTGTAATCAGCCACATCTCAACTGAATTGGAAGTTTCTTGCTTACCAGCAGACTTGCCAGAATTCATCGAAGTGGACCTGAACAAGATTGAAGTTGGTCACGGTATTCATGCTAAAGACATCGCATTGCCAAAAGGCGTTACCTTGGTATTGCATGTTGAGCAAGAAAACCCAGTATTAGCTAACGCGCGTATCCCAGCAGTGAAATCTGCCGATACTGAAGCTGCTCCTGCAGCTGCTGCGGCTCCTGCTGCTGATGCCCCAAAGGATAAAGCTTAATCATTTAAGCCCTTATCTTTGCGACAGAGGAAGCCCGCTTACAAGCGGGTTTTCTTTTTTGCAAAAATACTTTTATCCTTAAGCACTCATCATGACTAAATTAATTGTTGGCCTTGGCAATCCAGGCGAAGAACATATAGAAGATCGGCACAATGCTGGCTTCTGGTTTGTTGACGCCCTTGCTAAACAATTGAACACACGCTTTGAGACTGAAAAGCGCTTTCATGGGAAGGTGGCTAAGGCCAAATGGGAAGGTGAAGATCTTTTCTTACTTAAGCCCAGTACTTATATGAATCTCAGCGGCCAGGCCGTAGGGGCGCTATGCCGCTTCCATAAAATTACACCTAAAGATGTACTGGTAGTTCAAGACGAGCTTGATCTCAAGCCCGGTACAGCCCGTATCAAGCTTGGTGGTGGCACTGGTGGGCACAACGGCTTAAAAGATATTCAAGCCCATCTAGGAACGCCTGACTACTGGCGGCTGCGTTTGGGGATTGGCCATCCGCGTGATCTCGCCGCAGAAGGCGCCCGAGTAATGGATGTTGCAGACTATGTATTGAGAAGACCTTTGCAGGCTGAGCAAAAGCAGATTGATGCCAGCATTGAAAACGGTCTACAGGTTTTCGGTTTATTTATGAAGGGTGACACTCAGGCTGCCATGCTGGAACTTCACTCAAAAACGAATTAGGGTGGACATCATACGCCCATGAACAAGCTCTACTTAGTAGCTAGTGCTTTTTTGGCGGCAGTTAAGGTTTGATACTTCACCATTAACTGTGTTTGATTTTCTGGAAACGCAGGGTTCAGTGGAATACAGTCAACTGGGCAGACCTGCTGACACTGTGGTGCATCGTAATGACCTACACATTCAGTGCACTTATTGGGATCAATCTCGTAGATCTCCAAACCCATGTAGATTGCATCATTCGGACATTCGGGCTCACACACATCGCAATTGATGCATTCGTCCGTAATCATTAAAGCCATCTTATATGCCTACCAGCCCTACTCTTTGCTCTTATTGGCTTCAATCTTTTTGACTAGCCACTTTTCTACAGATGGGAATACAAACTTACTAACATCTCCACCCATCGAAGCAATCTCACGAACAAAGGTTCCAGAAATAAATTGGTATTGATCTGAAGGCGTAAGGAATAGTGTCTCAACATCAGGCAACAAATAGCGATTCATACCAGCCATCTGAAACTCATATTCAAAATCAGATACTGCGCGCAAACCACGCACAATGACACGCGCATTATGTTCGCGAGCGAAATCTTTTAATAAACCTGTGAAACCAACAATCTTGACATTGGAATAATGACCAAGAACCTCTTTGGCAATCTCAATACGCTCGTCCAAAGTGAAGAAGGGGCGCTTACTACGGCTATCAGCAACACCAACAATGAGTTCCCCAAAAATACTTGAGGCACGGCGCACTAAGTCCTCGTGACCACGAGTAAAGGGATCAAATGTTCCAGGGTATACGGCAACAGTCATAACGCTCCTAAGGCTTTTTCAGCTACAGGCAAGAGTTTAGCCCCTCTTCGAGCGAAATAGACCAGCTTTTACCTGCCCAGCCTCTAGGTACTTCCCACAATGCCAATCAGGCACCAGCGCCTCAATCTGCTCTCGGGTGCGGCTAGCAGGAAACTCTACGTAAATCCCCCCGCCTGCGCTGTCATCACAGATGCGAGCGGCCTCTGCAAGGGCTTGATTTAACAGACCATCTTCCTGAAAGGGTGGATCTATAAAGATCAAATTACTGGAGCGATCTGCCTGCTGCTTTAAAAACTCTAAACTGTCTTTGTGCAAAATTTGCACCAACCCAGGGGCGGGAGATGACTGGAGTAAAGCAAAATTAGCCAAAAGTTTGGCATAAGCCTTCTTGTCTTTTTCTATCAGAGTTACTGAATTAGCGTGTCGTGAGGCAGCCTCAAAACCTAAAGCACCAGTACCCGCAAATAAATCTAAGCAATTTAAACCTACCAGATCCTGCCCGAGCCAATTAAATAAGGTCTCACGCACACGATCGGTACTGGGACGCAGGCCAGGTAGATCCAACACACTCAACAAACGACTACGCCAAACTCCACCAATAATGCGAATTTTCTGAGGAGGCTCTGAACGCTTACCTTGCGAAGCGGGCTTTGCTGACTTATTTATTTTTAGCTCCCAAAACCACAATCTTCATTCGATCCATCGCTAAGTGTTTTTGGAATGCTGTCTTTACTTGCTCCAGACTCACTGCCTCCACCTGCTTAGTCCAAACCTCCATCGTATCGAGAGGTAAATTATTCCAAGCAATGGATGACACGTTATCGAGCAACTTGCGGTTGTTATCAATCCTCAAGGGGTAGCCATTAATCAAATTCGCTTTAGCGGCATCGAGCTCAGATTGAGTCGGTCCATTGACAATAAATTGTGAGATCGTTGAGCTCATGACATCGAGTGCCAAAGCGGCCTGATCATTCTTGGTTTGCAAGCCCGCCTGAAAAATTCCTGCATCTTTCCCGGGAGCAAAATAACTAAACACGCTATAGGCAAGGCCACGCTTTTCACGAACCTCTGACATGAGGCGCGACACAAAACCACCCCCACCCAAAACATAATTCCCCACTAGCAATGGAAAATAATCGGGATTGCTACGGGTAACCGCAGTCATTCCGAGGGCAATATGCGC
The window above is part of the beta proteobacterium CB genome. Proteins encoded here:
- a CDS encoding Putative PTS IIA-like nitrogen-regulatory protein PtsN, which translates into the protein MNALTDLFALDRIALNSPSKNRAEAFAAVGQLFAKQAGLEAEAIVGFLNAREDLGSTALGAGVAIPHGRVKGLKSPLAAFVKLKDPIEFAAPDGGAVSILIFLLVPEKATQQHLEILSSIAQLLSDQDARKSLAAEDNPEKVCQLLQTWGSA
- a CDS encoding Methyltransferase, producing the protein MWFWELKINKSAKPASQGKRSEPPQKIRIIGGVWRSRLLSVLDLPGLRPSTDRVRETLFNWLGQDLVGLNCLDLFAGTGALGFEAASRHANSVTLIEKDKKAYAKLLANFALLQSSPAPGLVQILHKDSLEFLKQQADRSSNLIFIDPPFQEDGLLNQALAEAARICDDSAGGGIYVEFPASRTREQIEALVPDWHCGKYLEAGQVKAGLFRSKRG
- the coaD gene encoding Phosphopantetheine adenylyltransferase, which produces MTVAVYPGTFDPFTRGHEDLVRRASSIFGELIVGVADSRSKRPFFTLDERIEIAKEVLGHYSNVKIVGFTGLLKDFAREHNARVIVRGLRAVSDFEYEFQMAGMNRYLLPDVETLFLTPSDQYQFISGTFVREIASMGGDVSKFVFPSVEKWLVKKIEANKSKE
- a CDS encoding aminoacyl-tRNA hydrolase, coding for MTKLIVGLGNPGEEHIEDRHNAGFWFVDALAKQLNTRFETEKRFHGKVAKAKWEGEDLFLLKPSTYMNLSGQAVGALCRFHKITPKDVLVVQDELDLKPGTARIKLGGGTGGHNGLKDIQAHLGTPDYWRLRLGIGHPRDLAAEGARVMDVADYVLRRPLQAEQKQIDASIENGLQVFGLFMKGDTQAAMLELHSKTN
- a CDS encoding ribosomal 5S rRNA E-loop binding protein Ctc/L25/TL5, translated to MKVVAFERSVQGTGASRRLRNSGKTPGIIYGGKDAATVIELDHNALFHALRKEAFHSSILDLEIGGKAQKVLLRDYQMHPFKPLVLHIDFQRVSASEKVHMRVPLHFINADTSAAVKLQGAVISHISTELEVSCLPADLPEFIEVDLNKIEVGHGIHAKDIALPKGVTLVLHVEQENPVLANARIPAVKSADTEAAPAAAAAPAADAPKDKA
- a CDS encoding Outer membrane lipoprotein LolB — its product is MTKFSLKPSLGALLLAAWLGLGLSSSQALAKNSSLDSGQAVFEVLASEIALQRGEAGLAYTTYLELARQLDDPRLAQRAMEIAITAGAPDLALQAAQTWDGLAGPKQTKPKEVLVTLLILNQRWSDAVKPAISLLNQQTPAQRDNTLLQIQSLLAKATDESEALRAFYEIVSTLKPEPKDPGLLYTYAMSAEKSGRIDVMEKTLREILRKNPNDINSLNALGYSLADRNQKLPEAFKLISKAHQLSPRDGFILDSLGWVNFRMGNNALALEQLQQAFNLKPEADIAAHIGEVLWIMNRPAEAEDMWRKGQQLDANNPTLKETLKRLKPDWSVAEKSLKGSWDGRFAVKVTGLTEGKNQGGTGGFTLTQDALTDVLEIRNPVGGSIAKITIKPGEAILERDGQLTTAIDADTLIQNTLGLPLPARGLSDWLRGQTRPGSNASVERNSKGQVSKITQDGWTLNYNWNNAERLEKLTMNRSSNIGSIDIRLVFDIPNE
- a CDS encoding 4Fe-4S ferredoxin iron-sulfur binding domain-containing protein, whose product is MALMITDECINCDVCEPECPNDAIYMGLEIYEIDPNKCTECVGHYDAPQCQQVCPVDCIPLNPAFPENQTQLMVKYQTLTAAKKALATK
- the ipk gene encoding 4-diphosphocytidyl-2C-methyl-D-erythritol kinase; the encoded protein is MKSDALELRCPAKINLFLHIIGRREDGYHLLQSVFQLIDWCDVLTLKGIPENEVRRIKPIPGVPPEQDLVVRAAQLLKEHCKINRGVEISLQKNIPMGAGLGGGSSDAASTLIGLNTLWDLHLDIATLCQLGLKLGADVPFFIFGQNAFVEGVGEKLKAISLETQDFLVIFPNQGIATAQIFQDPHLTRDHAPITIDGFLASPRSYQSNDCQAVAVQKYPEVKQALDWIYKAVPNSAPCMSGSGSSVFVALDPKTDTAKLENLLQNLPKGWIGRIVRGLNKNPAYNLISSD
- a CDS encoding A/G-specific adenine glycosylase, whose amino-acid sequence is MLQQTQVATVLERYPRFMKRFPTVKKLAAAPLDDVLAEWAGLGYYTRARNLHACAKQVVAEFGAKFPHDPVLLEQLKGIGRSTAGAIAAFAFHERAPILDANVKRILARLFGIEGAIQEKAVNEELWSLAKILLPKKATDMPVYTQALMDFGATWCTSRKPVCLSSEKKCPFEKECQANLSDQVLLLPRKVAKAKSPEFNCDMLLLRHGDSVLLQRRPEKAIWGGLWSLPESTWRVKEKSPKPSVDVANLTVKELLQRALPDQNISSVLNGCQSIEQGLEIKHIFTHRRLWMQIWHVTSSDAVKFNSEDLKWIPLRQLGKYGLPQPIKLLLQGLNLARDGELRN
- a CDS encoding HPr kinase/phosphorylase, producing the protein MTTQPLLLEGVTAQQIFDDNVSDLKLSWIGGLEGADRTFPPEAVKAAAASSDLVGHLNLIHPSRIQIFGEQEVDYHAQLEQKQRQDQISSLISKTPPCVIVADGKTADADLQLFCQRSSTPLFTTAISAAEVIDHLRTYLTKIGAPQITMHGVFMDILGLGVLIMGESGLGKSELGLELISRGHGLVADDAVDFARLGPDYIEGRCPVILRNLLEVRGLGLLDIRTIFGETAVRRKLKLRLIVQLVRRNDGEFERLPLEAQHIDVLGIPIRTVKIQVAAGRNLAVLVEAAVRNTILQLRGIDTLKEFMERQRLQMNAEAESTKSQGRLI
- a CDS encoding Ribose-phosphate pyrophosphokinase is translated as MSAPMNADLLTLFTGNANPVLAHAVAKELNLPMGKAFVGRFSDGEIQVEIQENVRGKNVVVIQSTCAPTNDSLMELMIMIDALKRASASRITAVIPYFGYARQDRRPRSARVAISARIVANMLQSVAGVERVLTMDLHADQIQGFFDIPVDNIYASPVLLADLEAQKTKKDLIIVSPDIGGVVRARAMAKQLGTDLAIIDKRRPKANVSEVMHLIGEVEGRHCVIMDDIIDTGGTLCKAAEALKERGAKGVTAYCTHAVLSGGAVARIAASELDELVVTDTIPLTPEAMKIAKIRQLSVAPILAETLSRISKGDSVMSMFAE
- a CDS encoding Formamidopyrimidine-DNA glycosylase — protein: MPELPEVEVTRLGIAPHLEGHRVSAVKIIDGRLRWPVPSNLNALLSGQKVLGIERRGKYLLMELDTGYLLLHLGMTGTLRVLPNGDPLKPHDRVTFEFGKLSLRLHDPRKFGAVLWHPKSKGPIENNVLLQKLGVEPFSPEFSGELGVDVLYECSRKRSVAVKQFLLSGQAVVGVGNIYCSESLFEAGIHPAKAAGKLTRPQCSRLAAAVRLILKKAIAAGGSSLKDFVNSEGDPGHFMVQTKVYDRKDQPCKVCKTPIKQIVQGQRSTYFCPQCQKR